A window of Scophthalmus maximus strain ysfricsl-2021 chromosome 4, ASM2237912v1, whole genome shotgun sequence genomic DNA:
CAAGACAAACGTCACACGGGACACGGCGGCGGACGCGGCAGGGGTTAGCTAGCCGCCTAGCATGTCACCGTGTACTTACTGCCGTCGGACCAGCGGGCGAGCAGCAGGATTAGCAGCGCCGCCGGTGCAGCAGACTTCGTCGGGGTCAGTCGCATTGTTCAGCCGCGGGTGTCTGCGCCCGAGCTTGGGAAACTTTCTCCTGTCCCGTGTGCCGCTGcgccccccttcctccttccccttctccctcttctcctgtctcctgaCTATATGTGCCCGCGTCTCTCAATGTCACCGCAGATCGCGCCGAGGCTAACGGCGCGGAGCCACACTGCAGGTCCTCAGGTTCAGTTGCGACCCTCGGTCGTCaatgtgttgttggttgtttgaaAGGTGTTAAATCGCCGCCGCCGCGGAAGGTTGCGAGCTTCAAACTGCCGTGCGCTTCCCCCGCATGTCGTTCATGATAAACCAGCGTCCTTATCCTGCAGTTCAACTCATCCACGTTGCGGTCTTCACTTTGTTTCctgaccctctcctctcttctctcgctgGCTCCTCTCTGGTCGCACTCGGTCCTCGGTCTGCAGACAAACGAGTCGCACGCCTCTGCTGCCTTCAGGAGGGGGTGTCGCGGTGGGAAGTGTGAGTGATGCAGCCCTCACGGCCGGATTCACTTCCAGAGGGGGGTCCCGGGGCAACAAGTTCGTGgttgggcccccccccccccatacaccATACACCATACAAGTGAAAATCCTTTTTTATGCAAAATTGCCCAAAAGTGAAGTGGTTCCACgttctcaaatgtgaagattttaGCGGTTACTCATaacaatgtaattttttttgcaccctCGGCAATATAAAACCCCATAAGGCTTTATAATAACAACACATAAGACAACATAGGTTAAGttatattaaagctacagtgtgtaatatttagagaaactttttgacagaaatgtaatatattgtccataactatttgttcatatatgtataatcacctgcaacaaagaaccaatgtttttttgtcaactctgaatgagttaaatatagttacgaggtggacccgaccaccgtgtgagtcgccatgtttgctacgtcgtgttgaataagGTTGTTGCACAGAAATGGTCCAGTATATGTCGgatttgcgttgaatttccagcgctgccggaaaccggaaattaAATTATTGGTGCGCCACCATTGTGTCCCCTGTcagatgctcagttggttgcggtttgcaactttaccaccagatgctgccagataagtaaaaaaaacttaagtTTAACATTGACTGGTTTATAAGAATTATTCACTGAATTGcatattccaaaaaaaaaattcccaaaaATGCTTGGATGTGATGTTGCCAACAATAAAAGTTTTTTATATCATGTGGTATTATAAAGTAAAATTGAATGAAAGTATTATTTGTCATCTGTCTCTCTACAGAAATGGCGAGAGAATAGAAAAATGCAGTATTGAAATGCAACAgtataaaaaatatgatatagATTGCTTCGATAtggttttatttaaacaaactaCATTTTAGTTATATATTAAATGGCCTGTTTTATGTACAAGGTGACAGAACCCTGAGGATGAGGACAGAaatagaagaagacaaaagttTTAACAGGTGTATACATCTGGTGACAACCCTTGTTCTGGGAACAATGGGAATGATAAACTATGTTTCTAAGGGACAGTGATTTAATAAGTAGTAGTAAATGCAACAGATTTGGATCGAAAGCCTGGAGGCTCAGCTTTCTCCTCTGTGGTTTTCATCAGCACAACCAACCACCACAATTTCAGCTGGTTGTCTCCGGACGTCTTCCTCCACGAATCAAGAATTGAAGAGAATTTAGAGATAGTAGTACCGTGTtttaaaagcaggaaaaaaagatgcaggtGGTCTCACAGCCTGGTCCACTGTGACCATTTGTTTATGGTTATACAGTACACAAGCAAAACCATCTCTTGCTCAACACATGGTATGTGCATTACAGAGCTCAGCTCTTTTTCAAAGCTTCCAGGAAAGAATTTCATTCATTGCAACAAACTGCGACAACTACGTCATCTAGCCACCCAGTTTCTGAGTAGCTCACTGGTAAGCCAGCTTTCATTGTGACTTCCtaaaaacataacaacacaaaaacTGAACGAAAATGCTCCCAGAACAGGAGCAATAATACTGTATGGATGAAAAGAATGAGACAAAGCTTAAAATAAACCCATCTGAGAAAGTCGACAAAAATGACTATAACCGTCTATCTCTATTTCCTCTCCTTACCACttttttctcatcctcttcctccctccaatCTCCTCTGCCCTATATATCTCTCCTTCCAAAATGTCCCAAGAAGTGGCCACTTTGGGACACTGCCTAAagtgtgaggtttttttttaatgtgatgcgACTGTTAATTAAGGTCACTTTCTGTGTGGGTGCGGTGGGTCACGGTGGCTTTCAGGCGCAGAGACGGGAGGACAGGAATGACTCTTAATACTGTTGTGTTTGCTGAGAGCATCGTCAAAGTCCAGCTGCTGGCCGTTGACGGAGATGTCCATGCAGCCATGGTAAAACGCCGTCACCGGGTTGGCAGGTAACGGGACATCGTCttaagggagagagagtgactgTCAGTGAGAATGACAACAATGATGAATGGTAAAACCAAGGTTATAACATggtataaaataatttaaaaaatgtaaacaataacataaacacaaaggaGATTAAGAACAACATTTGAGTAAAGACAGCAAATGTCCATTTCTTGTTAAATGTCCTGTCCACAGGACCGAGAACAACCTTGTCTTGAAATATCATGTCACACTGGTTTAGCCGGACTCAACAATTACATTCACGGGTGTTTTATCTTGGTGTTCCTTCACTATTAATTGTGGCAGGTACACTGTGTAGCTGTGGCAACGTAGTGTATCACTGACCGTGGGAAAAGGATTCACTAGACTAGAGAGATTGAGATGGATCGTTAGTATTCTCATTCATGTCTGTTGAAACTTAAGTCTGGAAATATTTTTCtatactcttttcttttttccatactTATCTAGACCTTAAAATTActaaaaatcaaattccatacttttccatGCTGTTTTGGAACTCTAGTTGCACTAAAAGTCAAAGCATCCTGTCACACCATTGCATTGTTCTTTTGGGTCACTTTTTCAGGAAAAATATTGCCTAGCTGGAATTTCGCTTTCATTTGAGTCAagttcaaatttaatttgaatccTACATTGCGCATTTTagaattttgtttctttcccatttgaaaatgcaaaacacctTTGGTGAGTCTCTGCGCTTAAGGTCCTTACAGGCAATGAACTGTTGACTCTGCCTCCTCAATGGTTTTAACTGTGCGATGAGTTGGATAGCAGGAGCTTGTGGTGCACAGGTTGATAGGAATTGCCAGAAGCAATTTAAGACACTGAACATGGACACTACAGCTTCTAACAGCAACCACtcgctttctgtttttttcatgcactgGTGGTTTTGGAGTACCTTAACAAACCTGTACATCTACTATCACTTTTGTAGATTCAGTAGAGATCAACCTAAAGGTGTGCTGTCAGACCATAACCCAATGGATTTCCATTTATCTTCGATTTGGAACACTTTTCCAGTATTGGATATCTCTTAGATAGAAGATCTCCCACACTGGCCACAATAGCCTTCAATGGTGACCATAAAAAGTAATGTAGCTAATAAACATTGCTCATAGTTTTCTTCAAAGTGTTACTTTTGTGTTTAGTTACTTGTACTTGCTGCTTTGACTTACCTGGTATCCCGCCAATATATGTACTGATGGGGTTCTGCATGGTGGTATTGAGGCGCTCCAGTGCCTCCTGCAGGGCGTCAGGCGCCATGTACGCAACAGTGGAAAAGTTGCCCAAGAGCTGGATTTCTGTAGGAGTAACTTTCAGCTGCACTGTCAACCGCTCGGGGTAGCACAGCATCAGCGAGTCCAGCCTTGCCACAGAGACACCATCCAAGAACACTTGCAGGTCCTGGAGAATGAAGGGCAGTGACACCGCAAagtttaatcatatttatttgtgCTTGTATATGTGTGAGGTCAAACATAGATACATATGAGCTTATTTTCAACAAAGGTTTTTTCTACAAACTCAcagcatctccctctcccttcgtTACCACAGCGACTGACAGTGGGACTGTGTTGTTGTAGACAAGAGCAAAGAGGACACCTGTGCTGCTGGACGGACGTATATTCATCTTTATGTCCACATTCCAGCTCCCAGAATCACCTTGTTagacacacccatacacacagagaaatacagATGAATTTATTTTGTCAGGTTGGACAATCTAGGTCCTATGCCAATCCATAATTCAAACTTTACtaagaagaaaatatgtttgGATTTTTCTCAAAGTCACATGGTTGCAAATTTAAAGAAAGTCTGTCTTCTTAAAGCCATGAAACATTCTATCATTATGTAATTATATGGAATATATGGAACATGCACTGAAATATAAGCTCACGTGGAACTTGCTCTACCATATATCTCTACTTTGTAAAGTACCTGTGTGGGTCTGTGCTATTACATAGAATATGTCTTTGTCCAAAATCTACAGGAGCAAACTGGAGTCTTGCTGTGTGGAATGCTACGCTGCTTTTTTACATGTTTCCTCCGAGTGCTTCAGTTTCCTCCCACATCCAAATGCATCCGTGTTTGTTAACAGTTGCCTTTTGTATCAAAGCACCGTGCACAAATCTACATTTGATCCTTTAACACTGCACTGGGGCTCTTAAGTAATTGGGATGAATTGAATGCAGCGAAAACATTTTCCCATTGGGATTAATTAAGTATATACATAACTTACTCACTGTAGTCAATGTTGAAGTGTGCCAGTCCTGCACCGGTGAAGAAAGAACCTTgttccacaaacacaaagcaatgtTTACTCTTCTTCCCATGGATGACCTCCTTCACCCCAGATGCTCCCTGATTCATCAAGTTCCATCCCCTGATGCAGCCGTCAAGTCGAGGGTTGATCTGACACACAGATGGAAACAGGGTGCAGCAGTATGGATTTCTGGTCTCAAGTCCAGCGTCTTAGTCAACCATTTGCATATATTTTACTCCTGTTGtaacaggaaaacaaagaatCCATCATGTCTGCATGAGCAGCTTACAGGTTTGATAATGTGGTCAGTGCGGTTGTCAGTGTGGTTGGGCAGACCGGCGATGTAGACCGTGGTCTCCAGCTTGCCGTTAACTGAAGTGAAGAGACTCTCGGGGCTGTTGATGCTCATTACAGCTTCCTTGCTGATCTTCACACTGATGCTGCTCTCCAGTTCATCCACGGAGATCTGCGTGGTACACATGACACCTGTCAGAGCTTTTAAAACACTTAACTTAGCACCAGAACACACAGCTCCCACAACACAACTCCACTTAACATTGATTCTGTATATCAATTAGCACGTTAGCTATCACTTTATCAGCCACAGGGGGTTTGACAGAGGACGTGGGGAAATAATTGCTCTTTCTTACCACATGCCACTGTCCATCATTTATGGCTTTTCCTCCACTGGTGACCTTGAATGTGTGCTGGTTTTTGAACTGGACTTCAATGCGACCGTCTCTCAGCCCCAACATGAACCAAGAATCCTGCGAGGACTCAGCATACAGAATAACTCCCTCTGGGTCGAACGTACGGAAGTCGAACTCTGCTGCGAACCTGACAGAGACCGGAGACAGACACATATAAGTTTACACAGTGCATTGTATATACAAATGATTTAGCCTGTTTTCACTAAGAATAATACAGCATCCAATTTTTGAATTCCAGTTTTGTCatgattttttgtttcaacCACATCTTATGATTAATCCAGCAATTCTGAAACTTCTCTTCTGTACTTCCCTTTCCTATGTCAATGATAAGCTATCACGCTACAATAACACGTGTGACTGAGAAAGGCATAAATGATACTCACTGGGATGAATTATAGATCTCACCATCAAGtctagtgagtgtgtgtttgagtgagagTGCGTGGTATaggtattactcatgttgtggCGAGCTAAAttatggggacaaaaagcaAGTTAATGTAAGGCCTCCCAGACAaaacaagtttgtgtgtgtgtgtttatgtgtgtgtgtgtgtgtgtgtgtgtgaatgtgtgtgagagaaacactTACTTTGTGTTCTCTGGCAGACGGAAACGCAGATAGATGACAGGCAGGCCTGCAAACTGCTCCCCCAGGTACAGCATCTCAGAGTGTTTGTAGTCATGAAGATCCACACAAACAGGGATTCTTTCACAGTATCGTTTATTGTCCACCAAATGAAGACCCTGGCGGCCATCACAGTAACACGCATAGCTGCCCACTGTGTTCAGACAAGTGCCGTCACACACACTCGACTCGCACTCGTCCACATCTGCAACGGCGGgaaaagaaacatgaacacgcaGGGATCTCTAGTTAATCACCTTGTCACCTGTCAGACT
This region includes:
- the pros1 gene encoding vitamin K-dependent protein S isoform X1 is translated as MWRRKRALGESLARLALLLTLVDAHRSPVLRQNTASQFLSRHRRANSLFEESKKGNLERECVEELCNKEEAREIFENQPETEYFYPRYVVCLGSHRVGINNQNSDSAIPSDLRTCVKEISNQCTPFPCYKEGSERCVDGQASFTCVCKPGWKGARCEDDIDECSDHEFPAGCNQRCINFPGSFRCMCEEGYFINDKINCVDVDECLMFPSICGEPAKCVNTPGMYKCQCPSGFKYNFTSKTCNDVDECESSVCDGTCLNTVGSYACYCDGRQGLHLVDNKRYCERIPVCVDLHDYKHSEMLYLGEQFAGLPVIYLRFRLPENTKFAAEFDFRTFDPEGVILYAESSQDSWFMLGLRDGRIEVQFKNQHTFKVTSGGKAINDGQWHVISVDELESSISVKISKEAVMSINSPESLFTSVNGKLETTVYIAGLPNHTDNRTDHIIKPINPRLDGCIRGWNLMNQGASGVKEVIHGKKSKHCFVFVEQGSFFTGAGLAHFNIDYSDSGSWNVDIKMNIRPSSSTGVLFALVYNNTVPLSVAVVTKGEGDADLQVFLDGVSVARLDSLMLCYPERLTVQLKVTPTEIQLLGNFSTVAYMAPDALQEALERLNTTMQNPISTYIGGIPDDVPLPANPVTAFYHGCMDISVNGQQLDFDDALSKHNSIKSHSCPPVSAPESHRDPPHPHRK
- the pros1 gene encoding vitamin K-dependent protein S isoform X2 is translated as MWRRKRALGESLARLALLLTLVDAHRSPVLRQNTASQFLSRHRRANSLFEESKKGNLERECVEELCNKEEAREIFENQPETEYFYPRYVVCLGSHRVGINNQNSDSAIPSDLRTCVKEISNQCTPFPCYKEGSERCVDGQASFTCVCKPGWKGARCEDDIDECSDHEFPAGCNQRCINFPGSFRCMCEEGYFINDKINCVDVDECLMFPSICGEPAKCVNTPGMYKCQCPSGFKYNFTSKTCNDVDECESSVCDGTCLNTVGSYACYCDGRQGLHLVDNKRYCERIPVCVDLHDYKHSEMLYLGEQFAGLPVIYLRFRLPENTKFAAEFDFRTFDPEGVILYAESSQDSWFMLGLRDGRIEVQFKNQHTFKVTSGGKAINDGQWHVISVDELESSISVKISKEAVMSINSPESLFTSVNGKLETTVYIAGLPNHTDNRTDHIIKPINPRLDGCIRGWNLMNQGASGVKEVIHGKKSKHCFVFVEQGSFFTGAGLAHFNIDYSE